The genomic interval GTCGCGCGTACTCGAGGTCGGGGCCGGCATCGGTGGCCCGGCCCGCACCATGGCGTCGCTGGCGGGCTGCCGGGTGACCGCGCTCGAGCTGCAGCCCGACTTAAGCGCGACCGGCGCCGAGCTGACCCGGCGCTGCGGCCTCGACGAGCGGATCGAGCACCTCTGCGGCGACGTCCTGAGCCACGGGCTGGAGATCGGCGGCTACGACGCCATCACGGCCTTCCTGGTGTTCCTGCATATCGCCAAGCGCCGGCCGCTCCTGACCCGCTGCCGCGAGGCGCTGCGCCCGCGCGGCGCGCTCTTCATCGAGGACTACTACCAGCGCGAACTGCTGACCGAGGCGGAATGGCGGGTGCTCTCGGACAAGGTCTACTGCAGCTACCTGCCGACCTGGCGTGAGTACATCGATCAGCTGCACCGCGCCGGCTTCCTGGCGATCGACATGGTGGACATGACCGACAGCTGGGCCCGCTTCGTGCTCGAGCGGCTCAGGGCCTTCCGCGCCGACCGCGACCGGCAGACCCAGCTCCACGGCGCGGAGACCGTTGCCGGCCTCGACGATTTCTATACGGCGGTCGCCGAGCTGTTCAGCGGCGGTCGCCTCGGCGGGCTTCGCATCGTCGCCCGCCGGCTGTGAGCCCGGGTCAAATTCGGGGCAAGCCGGCTCTATCCCGTTGGTTGCTCTGCGCTCGGCTTCCAACAACTGACCGCGCGTGCTAGTTCTCTCGTAACGAGAGAGAGGGGGGGGCGTTCCTGCGGTCGGTTCTCGGCGAGCGGGCTCCTTAAACGAAAAATCGCAACCAAGAGGGCCACGCAGGCATGTCAGTTATGTTCGAGCGCGCGCCGCGCGTCGAGGCGGGCGATGCGCCCGTCGTCGACCTCAGGCGGACCGGTCTCCATCCTGATTTCTGGTATCCCGTCGCCCGCGCGCAGCATCTCAAGCCCGGCAAGATGCTCGGCGTCCACTTCGCCGGCGAGCCGATCCTGCTGGTCCGCGGCAAGGACGGCGTCTGCTTCGCGCTCGAGGACCGTTGCGCCCACCGGCAGGTGCCCCTGCACAACGGCGTTGTCTGCGACGAGGGGGTTCGCTGCGGCTACCACGGCTGGACCTACAACGCCGCGGGGCGCTGCATCAGCGTGCCCTATCTCGGCAAGTGCCGCTCCAAGCCCAACGGCGTGCGCAGCTATCCCTGCCGCGAGGCCTACGGTCTGATTTTCGTGTTCCCGGGCGATCAGGCGAAGGCCGAAAGCACCGCCTTCCCCGAGATCCCGACCTGGAGCGATCCCAAGTACAAGACGCGCTACCTCGATCGCCGGGTCGACTGCCACTACTCCTTCATGCACGAAAACCTGATGGACATGAACCATCAGTTCCTGCACCGGCGCCTGATGGGCGGGATCAAGACGATCTACCTGGACAAGCGCAGCGGCGCGAACTGGGTCGAGGCCGACTACAGCTTCGACCGGGTCAGCGGCAAGCAGTCCCTGGGCGAGTGGTTCATCACCCACAAGCGGCACGGCGAAGAAGCGCGCAAGCGCCGCGACCTGATGACGATTCGCACCGAGTATCCCTATCAGAGCCTGAAGTTCTGGACCGCGGGCAGCGACGAGCCGGCGCTCGACCTGTGGAACGTCTACATCCCGGTCGACAAGGTGCAGCGGGTCAACCACACCTTCGGCATGATCATGGTGCAGAAGCCGCCGATCCCCGGCCTGATCCACCTGCTGTGGCCCTTCATCACATGGTTCACCGAAGGCATCTTCAAGGAAGACAAGTGGATCGTGGAGCTGGAGCAGCAGGCCCACGACGCCCAAGGCGCGGACTGGAACCAGGAGATCTTTCCGGCGATCGTCGCCCTGCGCGAGTTGCTGGCCGCCGGCGGCGTGCCTCTCAATGCGGAGGGAGCGGCGGTCTCTTCGGTCTAAATCATCGGTTTAGAGCAGATTCACCGGGTCTGATGGATCGCTCCCGCGATTTCTTCGAACCCGGATCTGCTCTAGCGCAACGAGTCCGCCTCGATGTCCACGGCGATGGCGCCGTCGATCACCTCGAAAGTGCCTTTCCGCCTGACCACGAACTTGCGGGCCTCCGCCGCATCGGCTCCCGCGACCGAGGGATCGATCGAGATCACCGCGACCTCGTAGCGGTAGAGACCGTCGAGGTCGAGCGCCGAGGGACCCCAGGTGACCGGGTCACCCAGCGAGCGGACGTCGACGACGAGGGTGCCGTCAGGATCGGCGATGCGCACCTCCATGGCGTCGAAGTTGACCACCATGTCGGCATAGAAGGCGATCTGGTCGACGGCAATCTCGACCTCTGCGCCCAGCTGGGCCGAGGCCCTCGACGCCGGCCCACCGGCCAGGAGGCCCGCCGACAGAGCCGCGACGGCGGCCAAGCTTAGCAACCTGCGCGCCTCGAAGAGCATCCTGTCCTTCTCGTAAGGGGTTCCGGCGACTCCCCTCCGGGGACCGTCGAGGATCAGGGTCTTATGTCAGGTGTAGCGTTACCAGATCGTCAACGTCGCTGCGGCCGGGATTCAGGCGCGCTCAAGTCCCCTCTTCGAGGGCCGTGGCGTAGGCCATCTGCTCCTCGCGCTTGCGGCGCTTGTCGTGGCTGTTGATCAGGATGCCGGCGCCGATCACGCCCAGGGTCACGGTGACGATGATGATCGTGGCGAGCGCGTTGATGTCGGGCGTCACACCCAGCTTCACCTTGGAATAGATCACCATGGGAAGGGTGCTGGAGCCGGGGCCCGAGACGAAGCTGGCGATCACCAGGTCGTCGAGCGAGAGGGTGAAGGCGAGCAGCCAGCCCGAGACCATCGCCGGCGCCAGCAGCGGGATGGTGATGTCGAACATGACCCGCGGCGGCTTGGCACCCAGGTCCATGGCCGCCTCCTCGAGCGATTCGTCCATGCCCGAGAGGCGCGACTGCACGATCACCGCGACGTAGGCCATTGAGAAGGTGATGTGGGCGATGGTGATCGTGGTGACGCCGCGGCCCTCGGGCCAGCCGATCATGGCCTCGAGCGAGATGAACAGCAGCAGCAGGGAGAGGCCGGTGATCACCTCGGGCATGACCAGGGGCGCGGTCACCATGCCGGTCATCATCATGCGGCCGCGGAAGCGCCCGAAACGGCTGAGGGCGATTCCGGCCAGCGTGCCCATGATCACGGCGATGCTGGCCGAGACCACGGCGATCCGGAGGCTGAGCAGGATCGCCGCGATGATCAGGTCGTTCTCCCACAGCGAGAAGTACCACTTGGTGGAGAAGCCGCCCCAGACCGTCACCAGGCGGGAATCGTTGAAGGAATAGAAGATCAGCAGCAGGATCGGCACGTAGAGGAAGGCGAAGGCGAAGCAGGTCACCGTCAACAGGAAGGTCTCGCTGCGGTTCCGCCTCATTTGCCGGCCTCCTTCACCTGGTAGTGCTGGTAGACCATGATCGGCAGCACCAGGACGATCAGCAGGGCCGTGGCCACGGCCGAGGCGACCGGCCAGTCGCGGTTGATGAAGAACTCGTCGAACATGACCCGCCCGATCATCAGGGAGTCCGGCCCGCCGAGCAGCTGCGGGATGACGTACTCGCCGGTGGCGGGAATGAAGACCAGCATGGAGCCGGCGATGATCCCGGGCATGGAGAGCGGCAGGGTGACGGTCGCGAAGGTGGTGACCGGCCGGGCGCCCAGGTCGGCGGCTGCCTCGAGCAGGCTGTGGTCGAGCTTCTCCAGGTTGGCGTAGAGCGGCAGGATCATGAAGGGCAGGTAGGA from Kiloniellales bacterium carries:
- a CDS encoding class I SAM-dependent methyltransferase — its product is MTPGKPCTSKDAAETAAIKAMGLYRKVERIHAELAALGHGPDDPLSADLLSRFDQYHYHGVEAVKQAIGLLDLGPESRVLEVGAGIGGPARTMASLAGCRVTALELQPDLSATGAELTRRCGLDERIEHLCGDVLSHGLEIGGYDAITAFLVFLHIAKRRPLLTRCREALRPRGALFIEDYYQRELLTEAEWRVLSDKVYCSYLPTWREYIDQLHRAGFLAIDMVDMTDSWARFVLERLRAFRADRDRQTQLHGAETVAGLDDFYTAVAELFSGGRLGGLRIVARRL
- a CDS encoding aromatic ring-hydroxylating dioxygenase subunit alpha → MSVMFERAPRVEAGDAPVVDLRRTGLHPDFWYPVARAQHLKPGKMLGVHFAGEPILLVRGKDGVCFALEDRCAHRQVPLHNGVVCDEGVRCGYHGWTYNAAGRCISVPYLGKCRSKPNGVRSYPCREAYGLIFVFPGDQAKAESTAFPEIPTWSDPKYKTRYLDRRVDCHYSFMHENLMDMNHQFLHRRLMGGIKTIYLDKRSGANWVEADYSFDRVSGKQSLGEWFITHKRHGEEARKRRDLMTIRTEYPYQSLKFWTAGSDEPALDLWNVYIPVDKVQRVNHTFGMIMVQKPPIPGLIHLLWPFITWFTEGIFKEDKWIVELEQQAHDAQGADWNQEIFPAIVALRELLAAGGVPLNAEGAAVSSV
- a CDS encoding ABC transporter permease subunit, whose translation is MRRNRSETFLLTVTCFAFAFLYVPILLLIFYSFNDSRLVTVWGGFSTKWYFSLWENDLIIAAILLSLRIAVVSASIAVIMGTLAGIALSRFGRFRGRMMMTGMVTAPLVMPEVITGLSLLLLFISLEAMIGWPEGRGVTTITIAHITFSMAYVAVIVQSRLSGMDESLEEAAMDLGAKPPRVMFDITIPLLAPAMVSGWLLAFTLSLDDLVIASFVSGPGSSTLPMVIYSKVKLGVTPDINALATIIIVTVTLGVIGAGILINSHDKRRKREEQMAYATALEEGT